In the Lates calcarifer isolate ASB-BC8 unplaced genomic scaffold, TLL_Latcal_v3 _unitig_4112_quiver_405, whole genome shotgun sequence genome, TATAACTTCATGAATTTGATTTTATCACTGATGATTTAACACAAGGCTTTTTCAGCTCTTCAAACCTGTTTTAATTGTTGTTGTCATAGCAACAAGTCATACAAACCTACAGAAGTGCAGCATTCTCACAGTTAGCTGCATCATGACTAAACCTTTTAGGGTTAACCCAAAATATGAAGTCATTCTCAGTCACATGATTCCTTGCATGTCAGATATTAATAAAACAGATGAGATTGTGTGATTGACTGTAAAATACCTATATAACTGATCAGCTAGGCCATATCATAACAGAAATTCAGACCTGCTTCAAATTTGGTTTCTAAGATATGAATTCAGctaaagtttctgtttttaaaacaatggAATCAGAACATGGCATTTACACAGCAAGATGTATAAATGTATTCATACATTGTAACATTTAAGtagctttaatttatttaatttattaggATCCTCATTAGCTTCATCGCAGCAGAGGCTTTTCTTTTCATcaatttacattaaatttgaGTCAGTCTTACTGAACACACTTCACAGTTTGGTCATAGAAAAACATCTCGTCTTTGCCTTTAGCACCTGTTTCTGATTTGAGGCTTTAACAGTGCCACTGCCATTCTGTATCCATCAGACTATGTCAACCAATCATACCTGTGCTGATTCTGCCCTTGactcatgttgtgtttaattCAAAATAGAAATTTGCTGTTCTTATCTTAGATTGAAAAATCCATCCTCCACCTATGATGGAAGAACTGAATTAGCCGTATAGGAATTATCTACATGACTTTATCTGGTTAACGTGATATGTGCCTGCATTAGTTAAACTGTATATGAAGAATGGGGGCCTGGTTAGGGAGCTGTTTCTTTGGCttgaaacaaaacatcagacaaGACCGAGACGTCTAGTTCTATTAAAATCACTGACCTAAGCTCAAAGGCTGCCAGTTTAGCTCTGACCTAACCACCCAAGACTTTTGACATTaaacttttaattatttttttcaaagctgTAATTGTCAGTTTGCTATAATGACTGATTACAGGGCACTCTGTTATTTTCTGACAGCATTCGATTTGTTGAAACAGAATGTGTGTTGGTATTTTTAACTTCTAAATCCTCTGCTGGGTTTCATTTGCTTGACTGATTCCACTGTCTTCACTGGACAATCCTAGACATTCAGTTTTAGAGTTGTTTCTTTGCATAGCTTGTTAAAGTGTGGTAGAGGAGGATGGTTGAGTTGTCAGCCAGCAGTGCAGATGGATAAGAAAAAGTTGATTTCCGCACTCAGTCACTTAACTCCTGAAACGAAGCACCCGTAGGTTAAATTCAGCTGCATGTTGGtcataaaagaaaaatctacAATTTGACTCTATGAACTCGTGCTTATGACTGTGTGAGAGTGATGGACATGCTTTATTGCTATGAGGTGAATCTATAAAGATGCAGCATTCTATGATTGGAGGTCCATTCCTGACCAGGCTGTACATATGTAAGTGGCTCACAGCTAATGTGGTGTACAGGACAGGAGAGGTGAAGATGCATGATCGCAGGCCCAGGCTTTGTTCTCATGTCTCAGCTATGACCAAAACTCACCTGATACAGGTTCCAtcaacatcctcctcctcgtcctcctctaCAGTTTCAGACCATTTTTGATATGTGACAGTACTGTGGATTACACTCATTCACTTAATTTACACCACCGCCACTTTCTGTACTATCTACCTACATAGACGTTGTTACATATGTACATTGTTCTTGTACTGGCAATGCATCATTCTGTATATACTATTAAGCATAATGAGAGcagatttaatgtgaattaaagTTTTGAACTGTGATGAAAGCTACAAATACGTGTTATGTGAGTATCTGAGTATGGCACTAAATAGTTACACATAACTTTGCAGTCCTGCCTTAAGAATGTAATAGAGTTAAATGGGACCAGACTCAGATCACAGTCAGTGTTGACGACCACCTGGTCTCTGGCAGAGGCAGGCAGCTTTTTTCACCAAAACCCAGTGAGCACTGCCTCCTCCAAACAGCAGCCAGACACAGTTGGTGAACTTAGTGGAGCATTTATTAGTTAAAGAACCATATGTTTActtcaggagttggtagagacaaGACCAGTGCTAAAAAGgaatataaattatataatgCCACTCCGAATGAATGCGAATATAGGGTGGTATTATATCAGTGTTGTGCTTTTAGCTTGTTCAGCTGTGTAGCTGTTTAGCTGCTGCCATCATGTGGCCAAATAAATTACTGCTCCTTTTAGGTGAGTCCTGTTCTGCTACCCTGAGGCCTTTTCCTGAAAGAGGCCCCAGTGTCTAAATTGAATTTTGCGATCAAACAGATACCATGCATTGTCTTACATTGTAAAGTCATgcattaacttttatttaattaaatttccACATAGTGAACCTGGGGTCAGGTTGTATTTCTGCACAGCTGTTTACAGGGCAGAAATAATGCTGTGCCTGTTACTGACCCGTTGCAGTGGGTGTAACATTAAGGATACACACCCAGAGATCAAAGTCAGTTATTTGATAGTGTTGGGTTACTACTTTCTTATAATTGGCTTGAGTTAGATCATTTTTCTCCTCAACGTCACATCTGCATTTGTCAGTGAAATCACTGTTACATGCTAATGCATCTGGTAAGACACAGATTGAGAAAGTCTCCAGTGCAGAAGACTTTGAAGGCAGACATGATCTTCGTTGGCATCTTTTATCTAAGTCAAACAAATCTTTCAGCCTTTCAAAATACACCTTCCTACCTGTGGCTTTTATAGTGTtaggtgtgttttggtctgttcCAGACTCAGTCTTCACACAATCTTAAAAATGATATATTGTTTGAAAGCTCTGAGTCTCCTGATTCACTTGTACAGGGCATTTTAGGACCCCACTACCACTGCAACAGCTGTCAACACGATTTGTGGCTGTGGATCCAAAGTGTTTCCACACAGAAGGTGCTACTACAGGTCTTACAGTCACTATTTATgccaaaagacaaaagaaaaatggaaaaataaaaagaaacccTCACATTCCCGCCATGGCTGCACCTCTTTCTGCCAAGAGTCTCCTTTCAAAGGGGACCAGGGCTCTTAGTGTAAGTAAAAGTTGAAAAACAGTAACCTTTTTATTCTGCTACATTATTTTCAAGCTTGTGTACAAAAAAAGGAGGTGTCTTGTTTAATGTAATCATTGAATTTAACTGGCTACAATGCTGTAATTGTATTTGTTTCATGAGAAGTTTCTAAATCTGTGTAGGAAATTAAAACCAAGACAAGCAGACAAtctaataaaagaaaaacagttttatttagcCAGTGGGAGCATTTAACCTCAGTGTACTGTTGGGTTCAAAGTAGCCATAAATTAGATGTAACATAATAGGTCACAGCAGATTCTTCCTTCCTTTACTTCCTCCAAGTTAAAATTACACCATAGATATTAGTGAGGTCCTTCCTCCTTGTGGGACAGTGGGACAGAGTTTATTTAGCTACAGTGATCCAGCACTTGTTAGCAGTGCAGGCTactaacagaaaaaaaaccttcctTACAAGGGATTATCAGGCTTAATATCACTGCAATAAAAGCTCCATTTAAGCAAACAATGAATAAAAGGCATCAAAGAGATGTAGGCATTGTGTCACCTTAACGGGACTCAAGTGGTTCATAAAAATTTGgtacaatacaaaaaaagagagtgaaacaTTCTTTCTATGGAAGTAGCTGCTAATATTAAACCTTGTAATCCAATCAAagtttcattttccatttgtgtgCACATAAAATCTAATTTCAACTTCAATAACTGATTCACTTTTTCAACTCTGAATACCTTATAGTTGTGAATTTGAAAATGACAAGACTGTTTCCCATTAATCTTCCTGTCATTATGGCAGTGTTACACTTGGGagtaaactgaaaatgactcaAGCACGTTTTGATTAGAATTGGCTATAGTAACTAGTACATACATAACTAGTTACAGTTATGTATTCATTATTCTAATTTTGTGTATCATGTGCACACAAATGGACAATCACATCTCAAATAGAtgaaattatttcatttcaatattGTCAGCCACAGACCTCCACATTTACAGGCTGatatacaggaaataaaacctATATTCAAATCCATATCTTTTTTGAAAAATTGATTACGGCACATGCTATAGGAAAAATATCTGATGCAAGTCAAATGAAATTATATAGAGCAGGAGTTTGTTGAGTGCAAAACATGCCACTGTGCACTAAAACCAAATTAGATATTTGGTCTCTTCATTTTTGTGCCATTAAATGGAAAGCatgacagagagataaaaatccattaaaatacACACTAGTGAAGAGAGTGTGTAACTTGTTTAAAACGCGCAAAAAATCATTGCACAGAAAATGACAGGCAAAATACAAGTGTGTAAAGAGAACACATTAAATGTGCTGCTGGTATTATGTGTCAATTCTTTAAATATCTAAGAAGATACCTCCTACAACAAGCATGTTAAGGAGGACATATTAGAGGAATCTCAATGTAATGTCAtccatgtactgtatgtggtaAGGTTTTGGTaaggtaaatgtttttttccaccgGTCAGACAGGGCTGTCATTTTAGTCtgtcagtgtgtaaatatatataatacagtACAGTTTCACCAGCAGAAATGATGAACATTTAAGAGAATGTggttaaacacaaacagcaaccaTCACAGCTGAGCAGCACTGAAGCCACTTGCTGATGTTTATTAGATACTTGTTTCATAAAAAACCCTGTGAGCCAACCACTGAATATCAAAATACACATCTTATTTAGAAGAATCTAAATTTGAGGTCAACGCTGGATTGAGAGCTTATGGCTTTTATACAGTGTTATTGGGTGTGTGTGCTCAATTGGCAGACGTCTGAACCTGCAGGTCAGTGGTGGTGGTTGCTACTTGTTTATCCATCCTCTGAGGATTCCTCCCCCTTCACCAGACTCAGATTTTTGCTCCAGTAAAGCTACATTCACATTAGCCCACACCTAGCCTGGTAAGGAATGTGATGTTACAGGTCTGATGTGTGGAGTAAATAAATATTAAGCAGCGTCATCACAGACTGTAGATAGTGTACAAGAGGGATTTTACAGTTAGTCTTACAGAAGAGTAATATTGTAGAACAGCTGTGTCTCCATGTCTAaacacagtgtcagagtttCTAGtagctgactgactgaattcACAGGTCAAGGTTGAACAAAAGAAGAAGTGTATGGGAGCATGCTTGAATCTTCCTGTCTTACAAACTTCAGCTTCATTAAAGATGGATTTAATACTTCCAGAGGAGCTGTGTAATGGTGACAGTACCTTAAGTGACAAAGACGGTGGTGAAAGACAAATCCAAAGTCAAACTTCAGAACAAATGGACCCTAGTGTTAAACTTAACTAGGGTTAAAATGCAAACACTGCATCTTTCAATCCCCtacaatcttctcatttaaattAATGGAGTggtttatgtgagtgtgtatttctttcctcctgGTGGTGATGCCCCACAACACAATACGATGTGACTGGGAGAAAATGCAGTACTCCCTATATACCTGGaatcattctttttctttgatttaaCAAGCATTTAATGAACATTCATGAACCCTATTATTTCTGACCCCAATTAAAGTAGCAGTCTACTTTTTGATACTTAACTATGTATGGCTATAAATGCCAACATTCTGGTGatgacattaaaatcaaatgagGACAGACATCTATAAAATGCACATCAATAGTGTTGAATATAAAGTGACATAAGTACAACTTCTATGAGTTTGTAGTGAATGTGCAATACAATTATTAAGTCACACTGCAGAGCACAGTGGTGAAGCGAAAGAGCCTCTGTGTAGTCGCACTGTTGTGATGTCAAACTCCTGGACGAGGTCTGATACAGCTGAAGACAGAAACTTCTCAGTATCTGTGGAAAAGATACAACTCGATTAATAAACAGttaagcaaacagaaaaaagaaagaaacacgAGCAGTCACAACAATCATACAGGTTAGAAACAAACCTCCAGGCTACTCCAGCTTATTTGGAGAGGAAACAACAGTATGTGGAAGAAAGAAACCCAGTCTGCTGTGTGAACGGTTCTGTTCACTAAGTCAGTCTGAAtaaactgatgtttgtttccAACCTGTCTAATCCTCTGACTGCATATAAATACATGGATGGAACTGTACGTTACTGTAgtatttatttcatgtgttCCATTATCTCTGCTCTGGCTAATGGTTGGATGCTGAGTATTCATTTATCTGTGAACAGCTAATTAAGAAAACTAATGCAGTGGGAGCTCAGAGGCCTCAGGCAAATCAATGAATTATCTGTGTCTCCCAGAGGAAACCTTCTATTCTCAGTCTGTGGTCCCAGCTGGTTTCACACCTCTCAGAGAATGTCACACTTCTTTTACTGTGGCCATACACTGAGCCACTGTGTCACATCAGTTAATGCAGTCTGatacaacagtcctgtaataaatcctccttcatttAGGTTATATGCTTTTAACTGAATTAGTTTTAGGGCAGCGCTGCTccaactgtatgatcattttgaaGGATGTAGCTTGTGGAGCTGTTGAACAGTATTGCCTTACACAGAgaagtgtttctgttatttagcctaacctcactgatacactgaggtggacaaaataaacaTGCACTGACAAGTTGTAAAAACAACTAGAAAGAATTATGACTAAGAGCATTATTACAATTTAATATGTTATGGCCAAAATGAAGGTTGGCTTATtaatacaaaacacaacaaactacTTAGTTAACATCAGTTCTACACCTGccactgcagtgttttatatAGCTAAAGAATCATTCAATCATTCCCTATAGAATTATCATTACTGCTGCCTTTATGTGTAAGAAGACTTTTCTCCCCTGTAGTTAGTCTCGATACAGATACTACAGATAAATTGTGACAAAGTTACATacaaattttacattaaattttaCAGTGGAGTAATCACTATGTCCATGTCCTCTGGACAAACTATGTGATGgagacactgtttctaaattaccTTCAACCTGGGAAGGCCTTTCtgtaatgtgatttatttatacTCTCATACTAATCTATCTGCAAAGAGCTAATTTTGGCCTTTAAATCAGCTTGGCTAATTTATTAACCTAGCTCTAAGTGTggctgtcagataaatgcagtggagtaaaaagcaTGACATCTGCAATGTAGTGAAGTAGCGGTATAAAGTTGCATAAGATGGAAACAATGATCTGAAATACAATTACCTCAAAACTGAACTtacagtgaatgagtgaatgttTTTACCTTCCACAATTGACTAATATTCCACAAAGATGTATAAGTAAAAAAAGACAAGCTGATCAACAACTGgaattaatcaaataataatcCATCTATCtaaaattcacacacatttttcatcaaatcCTTTGTGGAGGAAATACTCTCACACAATCAAGGAAATGCTGTGATTTtgaaaacagatattttaaatACTGGTCACTGTATGGTCGGTAAGAAAGCGGAgtctttctctcatttcagcTGCTCATGATGAGTGGGTGCTCACCAGCTCCATTACACTGTTCGATTTTTGGAGGTGTTGTGGTTTCACTTCAGCTTATGCAGCCATAAAAACTTAACAGTAACCCAACCtctcagagaaaagaaatctgAATTTGGTAGCTTTTAGGTGGTAAAATGTAACTTAGACATCATATCAGAGGAAGGAAAGGGCTTACCATGTGTTTAACTTGTCTTCACCTTGtccttcacagacacacacacatgtttttctttatgttcCCTGCTGTCTGTCATTTCATCAGTCTCCTTTCCCTCCTCGAcctttccttcttcttcctccatgCCGATTATCACACTCTGTCGGACACTGACAGAGATCACCACGGCCTGAATGATGCCATAGATCAAAGCAAACTGAGGGAGATACTCCTGGATCAACCAGAGTAATCCGGCCATTCCAACTGTGGACACAAAAAACATGGCCATACCATGAAACCACAGCCTCAGTGGTCCCTGGACCCCCAACACTTCCAGGATCAGCTTGGCAGGAGGAGACACAGTCCACAGGAAGCCAACAACAAACAGGTCAAATAAGTGGCGGAGGAAGTTGAAACAGATCTCGTAGTGCTCCGGTAGGATTTCCAACATCCAGCTGTCCGCGAAGAATCGAAAAGGAGATGTCAGCTGAGAAGGAGGTGtaggagatggaggaggtgtTCTATACTCAGAAAAGTCGCCATCAATATCATCTCCGCTCAGACCGTCACGTTTCCTTTGTCTTTTGCTTGGCTGCGTTTTTCTTGGCCACACAAGGTAAGAAGTTGGGAGATATTTATTCCACCATCTAGAAGCTTGTTCTGAATGTACCACGACCTCTTGTTTCGCTGCACAGAGATCTTCAATTTCCACGGGCTGAAGCTTCTCCTGCGCCTCCCAATACTCCTCTACTGGACTACTTTCATCACTTTTACGTCTCCACCCTCCCCAGATCCAAGACGTCCACCCCCTGAGACTCCAACTGCCATAGCCTTGCTTCTGGCCCTCGGCTATATCCGTTGTGGTATTCTCTGACACGTAACTGCTGCCCCATGAGCGCACCCACCCAAACGCTCTTCCTACCGCAGCTGTCATTCTTTGTCGCTGAACTAGTTGGAGTTGTATTAAGACTGGCAAACAGTCAGTTTTCTGCTCTTCTTGCCTCCGTTGGCTGAGCAGCTCTGTGAGCGTATGGGGAAAGCATGCAGTGCAGCACGGTTGTGAAGTTGTAGTACTTGTTCACAAGGATTCAGGCCAGGGCAAAATGACGTCCTCAGgccacagacacacctgaggGTGTGTTTGAGCAGTTCAACAGAGAGAAGGGGTGACCCCCTTACATTACTCACAATGCCCTTAATGACATTACAGCATTAGTAAGTCACATGTAGACACTCGTCTACATGTCTTTGGTTTAACCGTCGCTTTCAATAATTCAACATTAATATGCACAATAAGCAAATTAGCACCAGCTAGTTGTGAGTCAGTCTGTTGAGTTGACCAAGCCTTCAGCTCAACAACATTAACGTGACTGCTGAGCAAACTTGCCAAACTTTTTCTGTGTGCCGAAACAAACTGCTTCAGTCCTCATACCTGCAAATAAAAGACACGGTCGGTTAAACTTCAGCTCCACGTCAACAACAATGCGAGTTAGCTATGTTACACAGATCTTGATAGTTGTCTTAGCTATTGCAAAGTAAGACTAGTTAGCATCTAATGTGAGCTTGTTTAACGTTTCTTAGGAAATTCGGGAAAACATTTTCCTAGTTTTCGGCGTCGCGTTAGCTGATCTGATGCTGGATAAACGCTCACCTTCGCCGATGTTAGCAAGAGTTCGTCTGCCGGACCGCAGCTAGCCCTCCTTGTTAGCATCAAATAACTCGACACGCAGACCAAGTTCCTCAACTTCTAGATGCTGTGTGCTAAACACAACAACGTGTTTATCTTCTACATGTGGAGTATAACGTTAGCTTTCTGATTTTAACTGGCGGCATGTACCATTAACAATACAGCCACCCAGCAAAAAAGAACAAGTGAAAGATCTGCCTGCGAGGTCGACTCAAACGTTTGCCTAATTACGTGAGCGAGACGACGGACTACCGGTTTGGTTtcaaccttcaaaataaaactattgAGCACCTGTAGTTAAAAGGGTCTTATAGTGAAATTTGTCCTCTTCACACCAAACTTGTCACGATTACTTGTACTGAACTTATTCCGAGCTAAGAAACGTGGCTGCTTTAATTCACCTCTGTGGCACTGCCACTGACATGTAGTTTGCTGTCTCAAACTGTACACATATGGCGATGTAGGTTTTTGGAAACATGCAACCAAGTGGTTGCATGGCCACGTTTAAAAAGGGCGTATTTAAGTTTTGACCATCGAACGAAATCCAAGCCATTTAACGACCACTATCTTGATTTAGTCACAGAAGTCGTTTCTGCATCATCAGCAGTCCAAGTTGTTAGCCACACGATAAAACGTGTAAGTTGCCGCAGGATTTATCAGAACATACTTACTTCCACTATTCTGTATCTCAAGTGCAATAAGCACAACAATCCCTGCCAACTGTACCTTATGTACACTGAACAACTGAGGCATTATGTGTAACCAGCATACTGGACGAGGTGATGAGTTCAAAGTATTCGCCAACGATTTCATGTACAGCAGTGATACATTTGCTCATATTTTGTACACAAGATCATATTGTGTAATGTGATAAAAGCAGTCACATGAGTGCAGTAGCTACtagtgattcatttttattgtaatcaacctgaaaaaaaaaaaaaaaatactggaaaaaaGCCTCAGATCTTTGGacagttttatttgaaattcatACATATGCATGTCAAAGGTTCACTAACAAAAAGGAAACAACTCTTAAAAGTTCGAGCCACCTCAGCATACTGAACATCCCATTTTCAGAGGACAAACCATTTACATGAATTGATTTGATGACAGACATCTTCTGACTGTTAGGAATGCTTCTGTCTTGGATGACTTGATATTGACCACAAGCTTGTAGCAGTTCCAACTCACACTGCAGGACCTGTGAAAGGACATTAAATCTTTAGGTTAACATCTCATTATTTCTGGACTTCACTCACTCTGAAGACAGGTCTTATAGTCTGTAGTGACTCTGCAAAGCCCCTTAACACTGTCCCATCAATACCAACCTGGTCCATTCATTGGGGTCTGAGTGTCATCCTGCTTTGGCTGCCACAGTTATACCTGACAAGAtagaaataattcattttacaaCTGTTTTGGCCAAAGATTCTTCAACAGAAGCCTCAGTCCGAGTGTCTCAGTGCGCTGCGAGTAAACTTCAGTTGACATCAGTAGAACCGAATAACTGAATCATCACTGACAAAACTCAGATACAAGAGCTACACGATCAAAACCCTTGTAAGCTCCAGTAGGATGGTCTTGATTGATCAAGAAGGTAGGCTAATTTGTAAGGTTAAAACAGATAAGTGCAAGTAATATTCACAGTCCCAGGTACACTTTTTGGTGCATCAGTCAAGATAAAGTCCAGTTCAGAAAGTCAATCTAATCTCAAACACTGTGACGTCGCATGATCTAAATCCCAGAAAAGATTACCCACCTCACCCTGAAAAATTAATCCCATCCTAATGGAGCTTAACTTCCACAGAAGCTGGTACTTACAGCTGCTGAAGTGGCTGGACAGTGGCTGGACACTCCTGTCAGTGTGGACAAGCTACAAGACACAGATGAATTCATTAATACCAGCACTTGCAAAAACATAATGACAAGTTCAGAGACCACACCAGTGTGTCTGGCTGTTTTGGCCTCATTACTGCAATCATAGTGAGCTTTGAAAAGTGACTGGTAAAGCTTTATTATAAAATCATTATTATAAAATAATGAAGTCTACATGATTTGCAGTAAATAGGTTACAATATACCAATACCTCTGGTGTGGTCATGTGGTCAGTGCACTGTGAAAACAAC is a window encoding:
- the cunh6orf47 gene encoding uncharacterized protein C6orf47 homolog — protein: MTAAVGRAFGWVRSWGSSYVSENTTTDIAEGQKQGYGSWSLRGWTSWIWGGWRRKSDESSPVEEYWEAQEKLQPVEIEDLCAAKQEVVVHSEQASRWWNKYLPTSYLVWPRKTQPSKRQRKRDGLSGDDIDGDFSEYRTPPPSPTPPSQLTSPFRFFADSWMLEILPEHYEICFNFLRHLFDLFVVGFLWTVSPPAKLILEVLGVQGPLRLWFHGMAMFFVSTVGMAGLLWLIQEYLPQFALIYGIIQAVVISVSVRQSVIIGMEEEEGKVEEGKETDEMTDSREHKEKHVCVSVKDKVKTS